A stretch of the Nakaseomyces glabratus chromosome L, complete sequence genome encodes the following:
- the TMA19 gene encoding Tma19p (CAGL0L12870g~Ortholog(s) have cytosol, nucleus localization) — MIIYKDIFSGDELLSDAYDINEVDGVIYEADCAMVKVGGDNIDIGANPSTEDGEDDVEDGTEVVNNVVHSFRLQPTGFDKKSFLTYIKGYMKAVKAKLQEKNPDAIPTFEKGAQVYVKKVIGSFKDWEFFTGESMDPDAMVVMLNYREDGTTPFVAIWKHGIDEEKI; from the coding sequence ATGATTATTTACAAGGATATCTTCTCTGGTGACGAATTGTTGTCTGACGCTTACGATATCAACGAAGTTGATGGTGTCATCTACGAAGCCGACTGTGCTATGGTCAAGGTCGGTGGTGACAACATTGACATTGGTGCCAACCCATCTACTGAAGATGGTGAAGACGATGTCGAGGACGGTACTGAAGTTGTCAACAACGTTGTCCACTCCTTCCGTTTGCAACCAACCGGTTTCGACAAGAAGTCCTTCTTGACCTACATCAAGGGTTACATGAAGGCTGTCAAGGCTAAGTTGCAAGAGAAGAACCCAGACGCCATCCCAACTTTCGAGAAGGGTGCCCAAGTCTACGTCAAGAAGGTCATCGGCTCTTTCAAGGACTGGGAGTTCTTCACTGGTGAATCCATGGACCCAGACGCCATGGTCGTCATGTTGAACTACCGTGAAGATGGTACCACCCCATTCGTTGCCATCTGGAAGCACGGTATCGACGAAGAAAAGATCTAA
- the FAR8 gene encoding Far8p (CAGL0L12848g~Ortholog(s) have role in re-entry into mitotic cell cycle after pheromone arrest and cytosol, endoplasmic reticulum localization), whose product MAHYTLPGVMHYLQTEFTKNERDRITWELERAEMRARIIELENENKDLKYKLVSIQNGEAESRSSQEKADKSKENNATGLAPLIKSKQAVQDNVKEIVYLLKSPNANDQIESLKNKSNTTYQVSRMALNSSSDYSNGLSNQASTKSPGQVKLDNKGRKNELDAEDQSDERVKFELEEVSDADTVLPSDESDTEHSSKKKPAKVASLFKSDVPQANRSVTRLPEYVKNMKVYKNMILMNTDKNDMILVDVLKDNKLSNPRRFVLNGLTEDLLDYFIVGESQIMTIDESGLKLWELGKPDCISHISIFKDGHIKHINYEDIIRVDFKNKWLLFATKENVVIIEVVITKSSSPSHLSINKKHIVETYKSIVDVVLGMTEKSFITICGPPYELNIYNFQGEILQTVSLEKHMAGTMLLRDEYAKTSFQLNKESAKLLIQINNIILVYSFDQKIIVLKRLLKNIPASIMFKSSNDVVILAYSPKRIEYRTLARFDYIQKVISNEGEGTAEEVEDLSLVNESYGHQISARACPMDIITLNKKMMLLTAGDTGLLSLDQLVNSK is encoded by the coding sequence ATGGCGCACTACACACTTCCCGGTGTGATGCACTATCTGCAGACCGAGTTCACCAAGAATGAAAGAGACCGGATCACTTGGGAGCTGGAGCGTGCGGAGATGAGGGCCCGGATAATTGAGCTGGAGAACGAAAACAAAGACTTGAAATATAAGCTAGTATCGATCCAAAACGGTGAGGCTGAGAGCAGATCAAGCCAGGAGAAGGCAGATAAGagcaaagaaaacaatgCCACAGGGTTGGCTCCACTGATAAAGTCAAAGCAGGCGGTACAGGATAACGTTAAGGAGATCGTGTACTTGCTGAAGAGCCCCAATGCCAATGATCAGATCGAATCCCTCAAGAATAAAAGCAATACGACTTATCAGGTATCGAGGATGGCTTTGAACTCCTCGAGTGACTACTCAAACGGTTTGTCAAACCAGGCATCAACGAAGTCGCCTGGTCAAGTGAAACTCGATAACAAGGGGAGAAAAAATGAACTTGATGCCGAAGATCAGTCTGATGAGCGTGTTAAATTCGAATTGGAGGAAGTCTCAGACGCAGACACCGTCTTGCCTTCTGATGAGTCTGATACGGAACATtcatcaaagaagaagcctGCCAAGGTCGCATCGTTATTCAAGTCTGACGTTCCGCAGGCAAATAGATCGGTCACAAGATTACCAGAGTATGTTAAAAACATGAAAGTTTACAAAAAtatgattttgatgaatACAGACAAGAATGATATGATTCTCGTTGATGTTCTCAAAGATAATAAATTATCCAACCCTAGAAGGTTTGTTTTGAACGGCCTTACTGAAGACTTACTCGACTACTTCATTGTTGGCGAATCTCAGATCATGACTATAGATGAATCGGGACTGAAGTTATGGGAGTTAGGAAAACCGGATTGCATAAGTCACATAAGTATTTTCAAAGATGGGCACATAAAGCATATAAATTACGAAGACATTATCAGGGTagatttcaagaacaagtGGTTGCTATTTGCAACGAAGGAGAACGTTGTTATTATAGAAGTTGTTATCACTAAGAGTTCAAGTCCTTCCCACTTGTCAATAAACAAGAAACACATTGTTGAGACATATAAGAGCATTGTTGATGTTGTACTCGGAATGACTGAGAAGTCGTTTATTACAATTTGCGGCCCACCTTATGAATTGAACATATACAACTTTCAAGGTGAAATCTTGCAGACTGTCAGTTTAGAGAAGCATATGGCTGGTACCATGCTCCTAAGAGATGAGTATGCAAAAACTAGTTTCCAATTGAATAAGGAATCGGCGAAACTGTTAATACAGATAAACAACATTATTCTGGTTTATAGTTTTGATCAGAAGATCATAGTGCTAAAAAGACTTCTGAAAAATATTCCTGCTTCAATCATGTTTAAATCATCTAACGATGTTGTCATACTAGCATATTCACCAAAGAGGATAGAGTATAGGACTTTGGCACGGTTTGATTATATCCAGAAAGTGATAAGTAACGAGGGTGAGGGTACCGCTGAGGAAGTAGAAGACTTAAGCCTAGTAAACGAATCCTATGGCCATCAGATATCTGCAAGAGCATGTCCCATGGATATCATTActttgaataaaaaaatgatgcTTTTAACTGCTGGGGATACCGGTTTATTGTCATTAGACCAGTTAGTAAACTCTAAATAA
- the ARL3 gene encoding Arf family GTPase ARL3 (CAGL0L12826g~Ortholog(s) have GTPase activity and role in Golgi to plasma membrane protein transport, protein targeting to Golgi, response to endoplasmic reticulum stress), whose amino-acid sequence MFHLVKGLYNNWNKREQYSILILGLDNAGKTTFLETLKKEYSMHSKPLDKIAPTVGQNVATIPVDNNRSILKFWDVGGQASLRAMWSEYYPQCHGIIFVVDSTDRSRIDECSETLRTIVMDDEIEGIPILMLANKQDKPERMEVQDIKEIFNRIAEHMSARDSRVLPVCALTGEGIKDSIEWMILRLQRNKNDRPPVYK is encoded by the coding sequence ATGTTTCACTTGGTCAAGGGACTATACAACAACTGGAACAAGCGAGAGCAATACTCGATATTGATCCTCGGTCTAGATAATGCTGGGAAGACGACTTTTCTCGAGACACTAAAGAAAGAGTACTCGATGCATTCGAAACCCTTAGATAAGATAGCACCCACAGTTGGACAGAATGTGGCTACGATACCAGTAGATAATAACCGCAGCATACTAAAGTTTTGGGATGTTGGTGGGCAGGCATCTCTGCGGGCTATGTGGTCTGAATACTATCCTCAATGCCATGGAATCATATTTGTGGTGGATAGTACTGATAGATCAAGGATTGATGAGTGCAGTGAAACTCTGCGAACAATAGTGATGGATGATGAAATCGAAGGTATACCTATTCTCATGTTAGCGAATAAACAAGACAAGCCTGAAAGAATGGAAGTACAGgatataaaagaaatttttaatAGGATTGCCGAACATATGAGTGCAAGGGACAGCAGAGTACTGCCGGTTTGCGCATTGACCGGAGAAGGTATCAAGGATTCCATTGAATGGATGATATTGAGACTGCAAAGAAATAAGAATGACAGACCACCTGTTTACAAATAA
- the MNN9 gene encoding mannosyltransferase complex subunit MNN9 (CAGL0L12804g~Ortholog(s) have alpha-1,6-mannosyltransferase activity, mannosyltransferase activity) — MGLKFTKYRMRKNPLYLLLVPVALLTVFLIFRSDSDGLFGTGSLANFQWADERERTFYFPYSSKFKMPKYSYKVKSRNWMFRDNKDDRIPNGHVAKYDLNKLHSTSDAAVNKEQVLILTPMQTFHQAYWDNLLQLTYPRDLLELGFIIPKSASGDAALKQLEAAVKRAQTDKKNNRFGKVTILRQDSKGFDKLQEKERHALAVQKERRSAMALARNELLFSTIGPHTSWVLWLDADIIETKPSLIQDMTALNKPVLAANVYQRYFDEAENKPSIRPYDFNNWADSQIAQELGDKMGDDEIIVEGYAEIATYRPLMAHFYTPDGPPNELMSLDGVGGGCTLVKAEVHRDGAMFPTFPFYHLIETEGFAKMAKRLNYEVFGLPNYLVFHIEERND, encoded by the coding sequence ATGGGTTTGAAGTTTACCAAATATCGTATGCGCAAGAACCCGCTCTATTTGCTGCTGGTTCCTGTTGCTCTTTTGACAGTTTTCCTGATTTTCAGGTCGGATAGCGACGGTCTGTTTGGTACTGGTTCCCTGGCGAACTTCCAATGGGCTGATGAGCGTGAGAGAACTTTCTATTTCCCATACAGCTCTAAGTTCAAGATGCCTAAATATTCTTATAAAGTCAAGAGCCGAAACTGGATGTTCCGTGACAACAAAGACGACAGAATTCCAAATGGACATGTCGCCAAGTATGACCTTAACAAGCTTCACTCCACCAGTGATGCAGCAGTCAACAAGGAACAAGTTTTGATATTAACTCCTATGCAAACTTTCCACCAGGCCTATTGGGACAATCTATTGCAATTGACCTACCCAAGAGACCTACTGGAGCTAGGATTTATCATCCCAAAATCTGCATCTGGTGACGCTGCATTAAAACAACTTGAAGCCGCTGTTAAGAGAGCTCAAACGGACAAGAAAAACAACAGATTTGGAAAAGTCACCATCCTACGTCAGGACTCTAAGGGATTCGATAAATTACAAGAGAAGGAGAGACACGCGCTGGCTGTTCAAAAGGAGAGAAGAAGTGCCATGGCGTTGGCAAGAAACGAACTGCTATTTTCTACAATTGGTCCACATACATCTTGGGTACTATGGTTAGATGCTGACATAATTGAGACAAAACCTTCATTGATCCAAGACATGACAGCTTTGAACAAACCAGTCTTGGCTGCTAATGTGTACCAAAGATATTTTGATGAGGCTGAGAACAAGCCATCGATTAGACCATATGATTTCAACAATTGGGCTGATAGCCAAATTGCTCAAGAACTTGGTGATAAGATGGGTGACGACGAAATCATTGTTGAGGGTTATGCCGAGATTGCTACCTATAGACCATTGATGGCTCACTTTTACACACCAGACGGACCACCAAATGAATTGATGTCGCTGGATGGTGTCGGCGGTGGTTGTACATTGGTAAAGGCTGAAGTACACAGAGATGGTGCTATGTTCCCAACTTTCCCATTTTACCATTTGATCGAGACTGAAGGGTTTGCTAAGATGGCCAAGAGATTGAACTACGAAGTATTCGGCTTGCCAAACTATTTAGTATTCCACATCGAGGAAAGAAACGACTAA